One stretch of Methyloversatilis sp. RAC08 DNA includes these proteins:
- a CDS encoding M48 family metallopeptidase, with the protein MLTEIFILALVLTTGVRLWLATRHRTHIAAHRAEVPQAFRDSIPLDAHQKAADYTMARVSLARADVVVSALWLLVLTLGGGLQWFYDLAGNLAGDGLLRDLVFVGVLTLASGVIDLPFTLYRTFVVEARFGFNKMTPAMFFGDLIKHGLVAAAIGAPVLAAVLWIMDSLGSAWWVYAWAFWLAFSLAAMLLYPTLIAPLFNKFEPMPEGELRSRIEGLLERCGFRADGLFVMDGSRRSAHGNAYFTGFGKGKRIVFFDTLLNRLGGDEIEAVLAHELGHYKHHHIWKRVALIGGGSLAFFALLGWLIDQPWFYEQLGVASQGNVIALMLFALVMPVFSFPLSPIMSLMSRKHEFEADAYAAAQTRSGWLVSALVKLYRDNASTLTPDPLYSSFYDSHPPAALRVAKLQTL; encoded by the coding sequence ATGCTGACCGAAATCTTCATCCTTGCACTCGTGCTGACCACCGGCGTGCGCCTGTGGCTCGCGACCCGACATCGCACGCACATTGCGGCGCACCGCGCCGAAGTGCCGCAGGCCTTCCGCGACAGCATTCCGCTGGACGCCCATCAGAAAGCCGCCGACTACACGATGGCGCGCGTGAGCCTCGCCCGCGCCGACGTCGTGGTGAGCGCGCTGTGGCTGCTGGTGCTGACACTGGGCGGTGGCCTGCAGTGGTTCTACGACCTTGCCGGAAACCTTGCCGGCGACGGCCTGCTGCGCGACCTCGTGTTCGTCGGCGTACTGACCCTGGCTTCCGGCGTGATCGACTTGCCGTTCACGCTGTATCGCACCTTCGTCGTCGAAGCGCGCTTCGGCTTCAACAAGATGACGCCCGCCATGTTCTTCGGCGACCTGATCAAGCACGGGCTGGTGGCGGCCGCCATCGGTGCGCCGGTGCTGGCTGCGGTGCTGTGGATCATGGACAGCCTGGGCAGCGCCTGGTGGGTGTACGCCTGGGCGTTCTGGCTGGCGTTCAGCCTTGCCGCGATGTTGCTGTACCCGACGCTGATCGCGCCGCTGTTCAACAAGTTCGAACCGATGCCCGAAGGCGAACTGCGCAGCCGCATCGAAGGCCTGCTCGAGCGCTGCGGATTCCGCGCCGACGGCCTGTTCGTCATGGATGGCTCGCGCCGCTCGGCGCACGGCAACGCCTACTTCACCGGCTTCGGCAAGGGCAAACGCATCGTGTTCTTCGACACCCTGCTCAACCGGCTCGGTGGCGACGAGATCGAAGCCGTGCTGGCGCACGAACTGGGCCACTACAAGCACCACCACATCTGGAAGCGCGTCGCGCTGATCGGCGGCGGCAGTCTGGCCTTCTTCGCCCTGCTCGGCTGGCTGATCGACCAGCCGTGGTTCTACGAACAGCTGGGTGTGGCCAGCCAGGGCAATGTGATCGCGCTGATGCTGTTCGCGCTGGTGATGCCGGTGTTTTCCTTCCCGCTGTCGCCCATCATGTCGCTGATGTCGCGCAAGCACGAATTCGAAGCCGACGCCTATGCCGCGGCGCAGACCCGCTCCGGCTGGCTGGTGTCGGCGCTGGTCAAGCTGTACCGCGACAACGCCTCGACGCTGACGCCCGATCCGCTGTATTCAAGCTTCTACGACTCGCACCCGCCCGCCGCCCTGCGCGTGGCGAAACTGCAGACGCTCTGA
- the orn gene encoding oligoribonuclease has protein sequence MAQDPTYLVWLDMEMTGLDPDNDRVIELACVVTDAHLEVVAEGPVIVVHQSDEVLAGMDKWNTSTHGKSGLTERVRASTVTEVAAQTEMIAFLSQYLPERTSPICGNSICQDRRFLARHMPQLEAWFHYRNLDVSALKELCKRWRPELAAQFRKAQRHEALADIYESIDELKFYREHFLRME, from the coding sequence ATGGCACAGGACCCCACCTACCTCGTCTGGCTGGACATGGAAATGACCGGTCTCGACCCCGACAACGATCGCGTCATCGAACTGGCCTGCGTGGTCACCGACGCGCATCTCGAAGTGGTCGCAGAAGGGCCGGTGATCGTCGTGCACCAGTCCGATGAGGTGCTCGCCGGCATGGACAAATGGAATACCAGCACGCACGGCAAGTCTGGCCTGACCGAGCGCGTGCGCGCCTCGACCGTCACCGAAGTGGCCGCCCAGACGGAAATGATCGCATTTCTGAGCCAGTACCTGCCCGAGCGCACCAGCCCGATCTGCGGCAATTCGATCTGCCAGGACCGCCGCTTTCTCGCCCGTCACATGCCGCAGCTCGAAGCCTGGTTCCATTACCGCAATCTCGATGTGTCGGCGCTGAAGGAGCTGTGCAAGCGCTGGCGGCCCGAGCTCGCGGCGCAGTTCAGGAAGGCGCAGCGGCACGAGGCGCTGGCCGACATCTACGAATCGATCGACGAGCTCAAGTTCTACCGCGAACACTTCCTGCGCATGGAGTGA
- a CDS encoding transglutaminase-like domain-containing protein has translation MPRMNVTVSLRYDVDTAGSLALRILPAATPQQKVSGESLVSSLGARSRIVNGRLGQRVLHVQAPPGPLEIDYSARVLTTHHAADPATLAEIGVAELPFDVLPFLHESPFCPTEPLTRLAFRTFGRMKPGYARVATLCECVRDRTCFDPAQAGADKSVMDTLLDKSGASEHFAHLAIALCRALYVPARLVSVSGPGSSAGQGLSGLHCCIEVFLGDRWYLFDPTGTAPIGRLIRIGTGRDAGDLPAISLQGEAQQTGGRLQITTLCDASDLQSEAMDAQQAISTAAPDLTRGGSLIEQDGRRQA, from the coding sequence ATGCCCAGGATGAACGTCACTGTTTCACTGCGTTACGACGTCGACACCGCGGGCAGTCTGGCGCTGCGCATCCTGCCCGCCGCCACACCCCAGCAAAAGGTGAGCGGCGAGTCGCTGGTGTCGTCGCTCGGTGCGCGCAGCCGCATCGTCAACGGCCGCCTCGGCCAGCGCGTGCTGCACGTGCAGGCGCCACCCGGCCCGCTCGAGATCGACTATTCGGCGCGCGTGCTGACCACTCACCACGCGGCCGATCCGGCCACACTGGCCGAGATCGGCGTCGCCGAACTGCCGTTCGACGTGCTGCCCTTCCTGCATGAAAGCCCGTTCTGCCCGACCGAGCCGCTGACCCGTCTGGCGTTCCGCACCTTCGGCCGCATGAAGCCCGGCTATGCACGCGTGGCTACGCTGTGCGAGTGCGTGCGCGACCGCACCTGCTTCGACCCGGCGCAGGCCGGCGCCGACAAATCGGTCATGGACACCCTGCTGGACAAGAGCGGCGCCAGCGAACACTTCGCCCATCTGGCGATTGCGCTGTGCCGCGCACTCTACGTTCCGGCGCGGCTGGTCAGCGTGAGCGGCCCTGGCAGCAGTGCGGGACAAGGTCTGTCCGGTCTGCACTGCTGCATCGAAGTATTCCTGGGTGATCGCTGGTATCTGTTCGATCCGACCGGTACGGCGCCGATCGGACGACTGATCCGGATCGGTACCGGCCGTGACGCGGGCGATCTGCCGGCGATCAGCCTGCAGGGCGAGGCGCAGCAGACCGGTGGCCGTCTGCAGATCACGACGCTGTGCGACGCCAGCGACCTGCAGTCGGAAGCGATGGATGCGCAGCAGGCGATCTCGACCGCCGCGCCCGACCTGACGCGCGGCGGATCACTGATCGAGCAGGACGGACGGCGTCAGGCCTGA
- a CDS encoding helix-turn-helix transcriptional regulator gives MHAVIEQLYRAATGSAEVTWECALYDVNRMVRGHAVALCEINVSRRELLFHVEVGDVPPKARLVFKSRVHLGDPLLTRLHATSPGCWVHCPERVDDASVCSDSFHKAFQPPDEGRWVSGIKLIASGDTAVSLLVTRRAELGPLAGDDFLACDILSFHIAKAYAFAQLHARLGRQHAAAELVMQHLGSPIVLLDGECRVLFANRPARSLISSGSALSEREGRLALAYPEDDRALRALADRLYREADAARLSAGAHPTFAASEHVGIARPAGLRVAGMTLMLLQDNETSAFISCPVLLAVVHELKGDLQTDSSILASAFDLTRAEAKVAMCIAQGMPVALIAELHGLALSTTRRLVQSVKAKPNGIRLVEVINRMRSIPFMFFGLRRDDEDGAATAAFSPRRPVPHLPHASGMFAPDDFA, from the coding sequence ATGCATGCGGTCATCGAGCAGCTTTATCGCGCTGCGACGGGCAGCGCAGAGGTGACTTGGGAGTGCGCGCTGTACGACGTGAATCGCATGGTGCGAGGCCACGCCGTTGCGCTCTGCGAGATCAACGTGTCGCGGCGTGAGCTCTTGTTCCATGTCGAAGTTGGCGACGTGCCGCCGAAGGCGCGGCTTGTGTTCAAAAGTCGAGTCCACCTGGGGGATCCGCTGCTGACGCGTCTGCACGCAACGAGCCCGGGATGCTGGGTTCACTGTCCTGAACGGGTCGACGATGCATCCGTTTGCAGCGACTCCTTCCACAAGGCGTTTCAGCCGCCCGACGAGGGGCGCTGGGTCAGTGGCATCAAGCTGATCGCGAGCGGTGACACCGCCGTCAGTCTGTTGGTCACACGGCGCGCAGAACTGGGGCCGCTGGCAGGAGATGACTTCCTGGCCTGCGACATTCTTTCCTTTCACATCGCAAAGGCCTACGCGTTTGCGCAGTTGCACGCGCGGCTCGGCAGACAGCATGCGGCGGCTGAACTCGTGATGCAGCACCTCGGTTCGCCGATCGTTCTGCTCGATGGCGAGTGCAGGGTGCTCTTTGCAAACCGGCCCGCACGCTCGCTGATATCGTCTGGTTCAGCGCTATCAGAGCGTGAAGGTCGCCTCGCGCTCGCATACCCAGAGGACGACCGGGCCTTGCGAGCACTGGCCGACAGGCTTTATCGCGAGGCGGACGCTGCGCGATTGTCGGCCGGAGCCCATCCCACGTTCGCTGCCAGCGAACATGTCGGTATCGCACGGCCGGCTGGGTTGCGTGTCGCGGGCATGACACTGATGCTGCTGCAGGATAATGAGACGTCGGCTTTCATTTCGTGTCCGGTACTGCTGGCGGTGGTGCATGAACTGAAAGGCGATCTTCAGACAGACTCGAGCATCCTGGCCAGCGCTTTTGACCTGACGAGAGCGGAAGCGAAGGTGGCCATGTGCATTGCACAGGGCATGCCGGTGGCGCTGATCGCCGAGCTGCATGGCTTGGCACTCAGCACGACACGGCGCCTGGTGCAGTCCGTGAAGGCAAAGCCGAACGGCATCCGGCTGGTCGAGGTGATCAACCGTATGCGATCCATCCCGTTCATGTTTTTCGGTCTGCGGAGAGATGACGAGGACGGTGCGGCAACAGCGGCGTTTTCGCCGCGCCGTCCTGTTCCACACTTGCCGCACGCGTCCGGAATGTTCGCACCGGATGACTTCGCCTGA
- a CDS encoding helix-turn-helix transcriptional regulator → MSAGGALYARNGRLVLRHADNNRAFRNVAKSLYGKAGDDRFPACVYLPLAVSGHEGVAQPERSRVFGMMLNSLSPERTIGAFGFNPSLLAVAHMSQGESEPDPSVVASALGHTRAEARIAIAITLGLSVEQIAEQRCKAVSTVRSQVKSMLAKMGCTRQSEVVSRVLSLPFIFLGMQCSGDTAHRPRRPANDVAAHASAVAHGLIPSTQRVRTAPGGNV, encoded by the coding sequence ATGTCTGCCGGGGGCGCGCTGTACGCGCGCAATGGCCGTCTGGTCCTGCGGCATGCGGACAACAACCGGGCCTTCCGCAACGTGGCGAAGTCGCTTTATGGCAAGGCAGGCGATGACCGCTTTCCGGCCTGTGTCTATCTGCCGCTGGCGGTGAGCGGCCACGAAGGTGTGGCTCAGCCCGAGAGGAGCCGCGTGTTCGGCATGATGCTTAATTCGCTGTCGCCCGAGCGCACGATAGGCGCTTTCGGCTTCAACCCATCCTTGCTGGCGGTGGCGCATATGTCGCAGGGCGAGTCAGAGCCCGATCCGTCGGTCGTCGCGAGCGCCCTCGGGCATACGCGGGCGGAGGCACGGATCGCCATCGCGATTACGCTGGGGCTGTCGGTGGAGCAGATCGCCGAACAGCGCTGCAAGGCGGTGAGCACGGTGCGCAGCCAGGTGAAATCCATGCTTGCGAAAATGGGGTGCACCCGTCAGAGCGAGGTGGTGAGCCGCGTGCTTTCATTGCCCTTCATATTCCTTGGCATGCAGTGCAGTGGCGACACTGCACACCGCCCGCGCCGGCCGGCCAACGATGTTGCGGCACACGCAAGTGCGGTTGCCCACGGCCTGATCCCGAGCACACAGCGTGTGCGTACCGCGCCGGGCGGGAACGTCTGA
- the pelG gene encoding exopolysaccharide Pel transporter PelG, translating to MAGIGFELRKLLKKDSLLGLAQAYSYAGVIGSGPWVLSIVGILMVGLLSRAVVVPEFLVTQFQVSVTYLIATSLILTGVVQLAFTRFVSDRLFEKRDDIIMSNFNGLLLWVIALSGIIGLALAFTLFSGLSVAYRLLMLSGFVLLCGIWVATIFLSGLKMYRAILLLYALGYAITVTAALLARPWGLEGLLGGFVLGHFVLLVGMWIMTSWHYRSVLTISYEFADRSTRYPTLMAIGLLYNLGVWADKFMFWSWPETSDAIIGPLRASVIYDLPVFMAYLSIIPGMAVFLVRIETDFVEYYDRFFDAVRAGGSLEYIEDMRDEMVYSIRQGLAEIGKIQTLAMLVAIVAGPAVFALLEISELYLPLLYIQTLAASLQVGLLALLNVFFYLDQRRLILGLCAFFCVSNIVFTALFFKLGASFYGYGYALSVLLTLLFGLYALDRKLGRLEYETFMLQ from the coding sequence ATGGCGGGCATCGGTTTCGAACTGCGCAAACTGCTGAAGAAGGACAGCCTGCTCGGGCTGGCGCAGGCCTACAGCTACGCCGGCGTGATCGGCTCGGGGCCGTGGGTGCTGTCCATCGTCGGCATCCTGATGGTCGGTCTGCTGTCGCGTGCGGTCGTGGTGCCTGAATTCCTGGTCACGCAGTTCCAGGTGTCGGTGACCTATCTGATCGCCACCTCGCTCATCCTGACCGGCGTCGTGCAGCTGGCGTTCACCCGCTTCGTGTCGGACCGCCTGTTCGAGAAGCGCGACGACATCATCATGTCGAACTTCAACGGCCTGCTGCTGTGGGTGATCGCGCTGTCCGGCATCATCGGCCTCGCGCTGGCGTTCACGCTGTTTTCCGGCCTGTCGGTCGCCTACCGGCTGCTGATGCTGTCGGGCTTCGTGCTGCTGTGCGGCATCTGGGTCGCCACGATCTTCCTGTCCGGGCTGAAGATGTACCGCGCCATCCTGCTGCTGTACGCACTGGGTTACGCGATCACCGTCACGGCTGCGCTGCTGGCCCGGCCGTGGGGGCTGGAAGGCCTGCTCGGCGGCTTCGTGCTCGGGCACTTCGTGCTGCTGGTCGGCATGTGGATCATGACGTCGTGGCACTACCGCTCGGTGCTCACCATCTCGTACGAATTCGCCGACCGCAGTACGCGCTATCCGACGCTGATGGCGATCGGCCTGCTGTACAACCTCGGCGTGTGGGCCGACAAGTTCATGTTCTGGAGCTGGCCGGAAACGTCGGATGCCATCATCGGTCCGCTGCGCGCCTCGGTCATCTACGATCTGCCGGTGTTCATGGCCTATCTGTCCATCATTCCGGGCATGGCGGTGTTCCTGGTGCGCATCGAAACCGATTTCGTCGAGTACTACGACCGCTTCTTCGATGCGGTGCGTGCCGGCGGGTCGCTCGAATACATCGAGGACATGCGCGACGAAATGGTTTATTCGATCCGTCAGGGCCTGGCAGAGATCGGCAAGATCCAGACGCTGGCCATGCTGGTGGCCATCGTGGCCGGCCCGGCGGTATTCGCGCTGCTGGAGATTTCCGAGCTCTACCTTCCGCTGCTGTACATCCAGACGCTGGCGGCCAGCCTGCAGGTGGGCCTGCTGGCGCTGCTGAACGTGTTCTTCTATCTGGACCAGCGCCGGCTCATTCTCGGCCTGTGCGCCTTCTTCTGCGTGTCGAACATCGTGTTCACCGCGCTGTTCTTCAAGCTGGGCGCCAGCTTCTACGGCTACGGCTATGCCCTGTCGGTGCTGCTGACGCTGCTGTTCGGCCTGTATGCGCTCGACCGCAAGCTCGGTCGGCTGGAATACGAAACCTTCATGCTGCAGTGA
- a CDS encoding 4a-hydroxytetrahydrobiopterin dehydratase, translating to MDAHELAQQHCTPQKGAHKRLTGDTLTTHLRSVPGWIEMDNHISKDFQFADYAQVVEFVNQVAALAAAEDHHPDIMFGFNRVRVVFTTHSVRGVSINDLICAARIEAMRNL from the coding sequence ATGGACGCACACGAACTTGCCCAGCAGCACTGCACGCCGCAGAAGGGCGCGCACAAAAGACTGACCGGCGACACCCTGACCACGCATCTGCGCAGCGTGCCCGGCTGGATCGAAATGGACAACCACATTTCCAAGGATTTCCAGTTTGCCGATTACGCGCAGGTGGTCGAGTTCGTGAATCAGGTGGCCGCGCTGGCGGCAGCGGAAGACCATCACCCGGACATCATGTTCGGCTTCAACCGGGTGCGCGTGGTGTTCACGACGCACAGCGTGCGCGGCGTATCGATCAATGACCTGATCTGCGCCGCCCGCATCGAAGCGATGCGCAACCTTTGA
- a CDS encoding NAD+ synthase, producing MSTLRIAVAQINCVVGDLDHNASLILDAAQRAVEQGAQLLLTPELALCGYPPEDLLLRPDFIRGCAAALARLAADAPAGLALLVGHPHATSDRLYNAASVVRGGRVEATYFKQRLPNYEVFDEERYFDEGIAPLVVEVAGVKVGVNICADVWEAGAPEAAAAAGAQLLAVLNASPYHVDKPVTREQVLAERVLATGIPAVYCNLVGGQDELVFDGASFALDRLGRLAWCAPHCREHFATVEFSDGDFVAQPLPPVTPVEQDCYETLVLGVRDYLGKNGFRQALIGLSGGVDSALTLCIAVDAIGAANVRAVMMPSPYTAQMSLDDSRELVKNLGVRYDEVSIAPAMETFEQMLKPLFGNARADTTEENVQARARMIMLMALSNKTGAIVLTTGNKSEMAVGYSTLYGDLAGGFAVIKDIYKTFVYRLCAWRNSVKPDIPQNILTRAPSAELRPDQTDQDSLPPYEVLDAIIQAYMERDESPREIIAQGFAEADVKRVIGLLKRNEYKRRQAPPGVRVTERGFGKDWRYPITSGYRDES from the coding sequence ATGAGCACCCTCCGCATTGCGGTTGCGCAGATCAACTGCGTGGTCGGCGACCTCGACCACAACGCCTCACTCATCCTCGACGCCGCGCAGCGCGCGGTCGAGCAGGGCGCCCAGCTGCTGCTGACACCCGAACTTGCCTTGTGCGGCTATCCGCCGGAAGACCTGCTGCTGCGCCCCGACTTCATCCGCGGCTGTGCCGCCGCGCTGGCGCGCCTGGCGGCCGACGCACCGGCCGGGCTTGCGCTGCTGGTCGGTCACCCGCATGCGACGAGCGACCGCCTGTACAACGCCGCCAGTGTCGTGCGTGGCGGCCGCGTCGAAGCGACGTATTTCAAGCAGCGCCTGCCCAATTACGAAGTGTTCGACGAAGAACGCTACTTCGACGAAGGCATAGCCCCGCTGGTGGTCGAGGTCGCCGGCGTGAAGGTCGGCGTGAACATCTGCGCCGACGTGTGGGAAGCTGGCGCGCCGGAAGCCGCGGCGGCCGCGGGTGCCCAGCTGCTGGCCGTGCTCAACGCCTCGCCCTACCACGTCGACAAGCCGGTCACGCGCGAACAGGTGCTGGCCGAACGCGTGCTCGCGACGGGCATCCCGGCGGTGTACTGCAATCTGGTCGGCGGTCAGGACGAACTGGTGTTCGACGGCGCCTCGTTCGCGCTCGACCGGCTCGGCCGCCTCGCCTGGTGCGCGCCGCATTGCCGCGAGCACTTCGCCACGGTCGAATTCAGCGACGGCGACTTCGTCGCCCAGCCCCTGCCGCCGGTCACCCCGGTCGAGCAGGACTGTTACGAAACGCTGGTGCTGGGTGTGCGCGACTACCTCGGCAAGAACGGCTTCAGGCAGGCGCTGATCGGGCTGTCGGGCGGCGTCGATTCAGCACTTACGCTGTGCATCGCCGTCGACGCCATCGGCGCGGCGAATGTGCGCGCCGTCATGATGCCGTCGCCCTACACCGCGCAGATGAGCCTCGACGACTCGCGCGAACTGGTGAAGAACCTCGGCGTGCGCTACGACGAGGTGTCGATCGCCCCCGCGATGGAGACCTTTGAGCAGATGCTCAAACCGCTGTTCGGCAACGCCAGGGCCGATACCACCGAAGAGAACGTGCAGGCGCGCGCCCGCATGATCATGCTGATGGCCCTGTCGAACAAGACCGGCGCCATCGTGCTCACCACCGGCAACAAGAGCGAAATGGCCGTCGGCTATTCCACGCTCTACGGCGACCTCGCCGGCGGCTTCGCGGTGATCAAGGACATCTACAAGACCTTCGTCTATCGCCTGTGCGCCTGGCGCAACAGCGTGAAGCCCGACATTCCGCAGAACATCCTGACCCGCGCCCCATCCGCCGAACTGCGCCCCGACCAGACCGACCAGGACAGCCTGCCGCCCTACGAGGTGCTCGACGCCATCATCCAGGCCTATATGGAACGCGACGAATCACCGCGCGAAATCATTGCTCAGGGTTTTGCCGAAGCGGATGTGAAGCGGGTGATCGGGTTGCTGAAGCGCAATGAATACAAGCGGCGGCAGGCGCCCCCGGGGGTGAGGGTGACCGAGCGGGGGTTCGGGAAGGACTGGCGGTATCCGATTACGAGTGGGTATCGGGACGAGAGCTGA
- the rsgA gene encoding ribosome small subunit-dependent GTPase A, whose protein sequence is MVRLDDGKVLQAFPRGKRSEVACGDRVELSLQADQARIERIHERRSLLYRKDAFKQKTVAANVDQVVIVTATEPGFNADLVARILIAISAQDVDGLIVLNKCDLADGLAGARAQLAGFAAMGYTVLELSAKQDVSLLASHLKGRLNVFIGQSGMGKSTLVNALIPGAAAATREISAALDSGKHTTTYARLYELPGGGELIDSPGLQEFGLSHLDLPALEHAFVDFRPYLGKCRFRDCAHDREPDCALRDNVAPGRMSLYRILRTELQRPLY, encoded by the coding sequence ATGGTGCGGCTCGACGACGGAAAGGTGCTGCAGGCCTTCCCGCGCGGCAAGCGGTCCGAAGTGGCCTGCGGTGACCGGGTCGAACTGTCGCTGCAGGCCGATCAGGCGCGCATCGAGCGCATTCACGAGCGGCGCAGCCTGCTCTACCGCAAGGACGCCTTCAAGCAGAAGACGGTCGCCGCCAATGTCGACCAGGTGGTGATCGTCACCGCGACCGAACCCGGCTTCAACGCCGATCTGGTGGCGCGCATCCTGATCGCGATCAGTGCGCAGGACGTCGACGGCCTGATCGTGCTCAACAAGTGCGACCTCGCCGACGGCCTCGCGGGCGCCCGCGCGCAGCTCGCCGGATTTGCCGCCATGGGCTACACGGTGCTGGAGCTGTCGGCGAAGCAGGACGTGTCGCTGCTCGCCAGCCACCTCAAGGGCCGGCTGAACGTGTTCATCGGCCAGTCCGGCATGGGCAAGTCGACCCTGGTCAATGCGCTCATCCCCGGTGCCGCGGCGGCGACGCGCGAGATTTCGGCGGCGCTCGATTCCGGCAAGCACACCACCACCTACGCCCGGCTGTACGAGCTGCCGGGCGGCGGCGAACTGATCGACAGCCCCGGTCTGCAGGAATTCGGCCTGTCGCATCTCGACCTGCCGGCGCTGGAACACGCCTTCGTCGATTTCCGCCCTTACCTGGGCAAGTGCCGCTTCCGCGACTGCGCCCACGACCGCGAGCCCGACTGCGCGCTGCGCGACAACGTCGCCCCCGGACGCATGTCTCTCTACCGCATCCTGCGGACCGAACTGCAGCGGCCGCTGTATTGA